ATgcatttttatcttattttaaccTGCCTTGCATACCTTTGCTTCGTataattcatttaataattCTTCGATAACCGATATAGGTAATTATCTCAATTAGTTATTTTATAGGAAAAATACTATTTACTTGTGATTAAAAACTATGGCATAGTTTACAACGTGTCTTTGACTTGATTTCTTTTAATTCCTTGATTTTCACTTGAGTTGCTTATAAAAATTGAGTGAGTTTAAGATTGAAGAATGTCAAAGAGACATATCGGAGGCAAAAGCCATGGTGGAGAAAGCAGAGCACTCTTTATTGGTAAATGTGGGAGGTTCTGAAGGTGGCGGTACATCTATGGGGATGAAAAGTGAAGAAATTGATCGAGATGAAGAGAGATGGGAGTCAATTAAAGCAGCATCAATTTCTGCCCTCGTGGGTACCATTTCAGGTCTCCCCATATGCTTCACTCAAGTCACCGATACAACTCAATTGCTTCTCCCTTTAACAATCAACTTCATTAGTTGTGCATTGTTTGGAGTGACTTTTCGTTACACTATACGAAGAAACTTGGATGATGTTCAACTTAAGACAGGGGTCGCAGCAGCTTTTGGCGTTGTTAAAGGTAATCAATCATATTACCATCCTTACATTTTGAATAGCTTCAAAATTTGTCACTGCATCAttttagataaaatattatgttttttttttctttcttttgagATCTTGAGTTGAATGCTTTGAATATAAATAAGTTTAATAGTGGTATTACTAAAACAAACTCATGATGCAGGTCTCGGAACCCTAGGAGGTGGACTACTCCTTGAGCCAAACTTTCAAAGCTTCTTATCACTTGTCCAAGAGGGGACACTTTATGTGTGTGAGAatctcttaatttttatttctgttgCTGTTGCTTTAGATTACTGTTTCAAGACAAGGCTTTTGAGCGCTTTTCCAATTGATTGATCATATTTTAAATACGAATTATTTGTTCAATTATCATAGCTTAGATGGACATTGATCAATTTGTTGGTATAGATTCAACTTAAAATAGTTCTTCAATTCTATCCAAAAACTCACTAATAATCTACTAAAAAGTCTTCCATTTGCATTCGAATATTTAATCGCTTGCATTGTCAAGTTGTGTCGCTTGACCATCAATTAtgcaattatttttaattccatttgtaATAAACTTGGTAAGTTATTTCTTTTGGATTTTGCACTTAGTGCAGTACTCAAATCAGCATATACACTCAAAGCCAGCATACAAAGACGAGGGTAACAGACAGTGATAGCATTAACAAAAATCATATCAACGTTAAGGCTCACAATCACCAGATGAAAAAGATAATAGTATAAAAGCCTTGCATAATGCCTATGACCTTTCTTATTACACTTCAGTAGTTTTATCTGATAAACGACAACGTAATAAACTGGAGTTATATGTTTAGAAACATTTTGTTTAATTCTATACATAGATCCTTGTTAGCTTCTTTTCACCCTGTACGAAAACAAGGTGGAGTGCATGTGTCATTGCTTACAAGATTACATTTCATCAATCATGACTTATCGTCATTCAAAATGATTGTCTCACGAATGGTTTTAGAAATAGTGGTAGCAGAGaaagaaaaactaaaagaaaagtACCAGAGACAgatgataataaataaaaaattataaatagaataTAAATTACAAGTAGACCAATAGAATAGAATATGAATTACGAGTAGACCAATAGAATATGGATTATAACTTTCCTAAAAGTAATGGATCAATCATGATATGATCTCATATATAGCAAAGGCTGAAGCTACCGTTGAAGAACTAAAAAGATTTCTTGTGGCTGAATGTTAGAGGATATCAACAAAAAGCTTGAGAAGTCTAcactaaaattttgataatgtATGTGATCAAATTTTAGGGGGTGATCAGACTATTATAATAAACTTAATCACTAGACTTCATTGGGTGCAGAACTTGTTAAAACATGAAAATTCAGCTGAAGTTATTGAAACATCAACAATGATAGCACCATGTGAAAGAGGAGGAGGCCATTGCAGGCAAGGAGGGCATGGTGGTCATAGTCAATGCACATACTGCACAGGAATGGGGTCATAGCCGAGAGTTGATACTTGCATGATTTTCTAAACAACGCAACCCATGGGTCTAAATCTTAAAAAGAAGAGCCAAGTTTTCTCATGAGGAGTACCAGAGTACTTTAGACTTAAATCTAAAAAATTCAACAATCAGGGTCAATCTACTTTGAGGCCAAGTGTTTCAtttcaacaacttttatttctcaatttgtAGAGGGTAAAGGTCCACGAATACTACTGGTACCTCTGAACATATTTCTGGTGATAGCTCTTCAATATCATTTATTTCTTCTCCAAAAGTTCCTCACCATGTTACTCTTAGTTATAAAGATTGGTTCAATAAAATCTTGTCAAGTTTCTAAACCATCTAACTTCATCAGGAGTAGAAGACATTCATCTTTTAGTATCAATGGCAGATAGTCTCAGTAGATCGTTTAGTCTTTTAGCATCAACTGAGACTAGTGCATCTAGTGAAGCTGCTTTATTGACACTAAAGACACAGGATAACAGTATCATAACTTCCAGAGGGGAAGTGTCAATATACCCAATCTATAAATAAGCAAAACAGCACATCTCTGCACAGCAGAGCCCCATAACAGA
The sequence above is a segment of the Phaseolus vulgaris cultivar G19833 chromosome 2, P. vulgaris v2.0, whole genome shotgun sequence genome. Coding sequences within it:
- the LOC137813080 gene encoding uncharacterized protein — translated: MNSCTIIMNSIQVPSPLFIKSFKSVPSFKCYCRSSDEKGRDDVKDALNGLVDEQVQELLSRKENKILLDGLEKASQRVEMAKRELELIQKQELAVKQLKDYVSQLEGEIIEIEECQRDISEAKAMVEKAEHSLLVNVGGSEGGGTSMGMKSEEIDRDEERWESIKAASISALVGTISGLPICFTQVTDTTQLLLPLTINFISCALFGVTFRYTIRRNLDDVQLKTGVAAAFGVVKGLGTLGGGLLLEPNFQSFLSLVQEGTLYVCENLLIFISVAVALDYCFKTRLLSAFPID